One Novipirellula caenicola genomic region harbors:
- a CDS encoding type II secretion system protein GspD → MSRKDYRNAVELFRHSVASVTQAPQMASQVEKLRGELLAVGFDRELLSMPPTTPRPATANLANDPPSMQRLPNVADAQPIGGTSDVAARKREALRLLAIGRASLDRGDASTALTLARQAQSLNVPEREFTTGEPRVWQLLLDAESAARKSGVSLTSGTSPATGSPVRQAGATSDDVNSGAVAQMLFNGDQPTNGISQVQNTEPLPSSNSSVATQAYQDGLDLLTRGNKVAAREKFLEAWKHEAELDLETRRQLKDKLTLLQSNSIGSMTPKDPSAPLTPIEQAQIENQEKTRRMYREVTSELAKAHESKTTAPMDVLDQLDRLKRRVETSDLDEASRRSLTVMVDKALREQQQYVENNRADIELELENETVRTTMATQSQREAAVDDEIATLVEEFNQLIEERRFNEAEVVAKQVAELKPGSPIAITMFHNARMQVRRLMNQEISDAKEDAFVTNMLDVERASIGIDPERNFALPDARVWEDLSRRRLANTGGDQRLSAREQEITRSLATDVNVKYRNRPLHEVLDELSAVTGVPIVMDSRSLSAVRVTPDTPVNLNLQKSIPLKSALSLILTNLELTYVVENDVLNITSLEAKRSKVYPKTYRVTDLVTPIPNFTSSYEDGLAGALRAAYQMSSPHSDVQIMPVSPTDLGRGMAASMSPSQMAPNMLGQFAPMGSQGGFGPGNPPTAAAGGRGGSSFADFGSLMTLIETTVVPDTWEALGGPSTMAPYPQNLSLVISTTSDVHDQITDLLTTLRRLQNLQITIEVRFITLSDTFFEQIGVDFDVQFDDNTNGLPQDDSGPGVTIGFNGPGGITSDLDVQFQNNNFGVTPPFSAPDAGAISTLGFAILSDIEAFFFLQAAQGDSRNNVMQAPKVTLFDGQFATISDVSQRPFVTSITPVVGDFAVAQQPVIVVLNEGTQLNVQGIVSDDKRFVRLTLVPFFSQIGDVDTFTFEGRRSTNTDSNTTRDTNGDGVIDENDETDSDTSSDIVEGTTVQLPTFAFTQVSTTVSVPDGGTILLGGIKRLAEGRSERGLPFLSKIPYISRLFRNVATGRDARSLMLMVTPRIIIQEEEEIAQTGFDPNR, encoded by the coding sequence ATGAGTCGTAAAGACTATCGCAACGCAGTCGAGCTGTTCCGGCATTCGGTCGCCTCGGTGACCCAAGCGCCTCAGATGGCATCGCAAGTGGAAAAGCTTCGTGGCGAACTGCTCGCCGTCGGCTTTGATCGCGAATTGCTGTCGATGCCCCCGACCACACCGCGGCCCGCGACGGCCAATCTCGCAAACGACCCACCGTCGATGCAACGATTGCCGAACGTCGCAGATGCTCAGCCGATCGGAGGCACGTCGGATGTCGCCGCACGAAAACGAGAGGCCCTGCGATTGCTTGCGATCGGACGTGCTTCGCTTGATCGAGGTGACGCCTCGACCGCGTTGACGCTGGCTCGACAAGCCCAATCGCTGAACGTCCCTGAGCGTGAATTCACCACTGGCGAACCTCGCGTTTGGCAGCTGCTGTTGGATGCCGAATCGGCCGCACGCAAAAGCGGAGTATCGCTGACCAGCGGCACTTCGCCCGCGACCGGTTCCCCGGTGCGTCAAGCTGGTGCAACCAGCGACGATGTCAATTCGGGTGCGGTGGCTCAGATGCTGTTCAACGGTGACCAACCCACCAATGGCATTTCGCAAGTACAAAACACAGAACCACTGCCGTCGAGCAACTCGAGCGTTGCCACACAAGCCTATCAAGACGGATTGGACTTGCTGACTCGCGGTAACAAGGTCGCCGCTCGCGAAAAATTCCTGGAAGCGTGGAAACACGAAGCCGAGCTGGATCTGGAAACCCGCCGTCAACTGAAAGACAAATTGACGTTATTGCAATCCAACAGCATTGGATCGATGACGCCCAAAGATCCTTCGGCACCGTTGACGCCGATCGAGCAGGCTCAGATTGAAAACCAAGAAAAGACACGTCGCATGTATCGCGAAGTGACTTCGGAATTGGCCAAGGCTCACGAATCGAAAACGACCGCACCGATGGACGTTTTGGATCAACTCGATCGACTAAAGCGACGCGTCGAGACATCGGATCTGGACGAAGCAAGCCGACGATCGTTGACCGTGATGGTCGACAAGGCCTTGCGAGAGCAACAACAGTATGTCGAAAACAACCGAGCCGACATCGAATTGGAACTTGAAAATGAAACCGTCCGCACCACGATGGCGACCCAATCGCAACGTGAAGCCGCGGTGGATGACGAGATCGCGACGTTGGTCGAAGAATTCAACCAATTGATCGAAGAGCGACGTTTCAACGAAGCCGAAGTGGTTGCCAAGCAAGTCGCGGAATTGAAGCCAGGTTCGCCGATCGCGATCACGATGTTCCACAACGCCCGAATGCAAGTTCGCCGTTTGATGAACCAAGAGATCAGCGACGCCAAGGAAGACGCCTTCGTCACCAACATGCTTGACGTGGAACGAGCGTCGATCGGAATCGATCCTGAACGCAACTTTGCTCTGCCCGACGCACGCGTCTGGGAAGACCTGTCGCGACGTCGATTGGCCAATACCGGCGGCGACCAACGCCTCAGTGCTCGCGAGCAAGAGATCACGCGTTCGCTTGCGACCGACGTGAACGTTAAATACCGCAACCGTCCACTGCACGAAGTGCTCGACGAACTGTCCGCCGTCACCGGCGTGCCGATCGTGATGGATAGCCGATCGTTGTCGGCCGTCCGAGTGACTCCCGATACTCCGGTGAATTTGAATCTGCAAAAGAGCATTCCGCTAAAGAGTGCATTGAGCTTGATTCTGACGAACTTGGAACTGACGTATGTGGTCGAAAACGACGTACTGAACATCACCAGCCTCGAAGCCAAGCGAAGCAAGGTCTATCCAAAGACCTATCGTGTGACCGACTTGGTCACTCCGATCCCGAACTTCACGAGCAGCTACGAAGATGGATTGGCAGGAGCTCTGCGAGCGGCCTACCAGATGTCCAGCCCGCATAGCGATGTCCAGATCATGCCGGTTTCGCCCACGGACCTGGGTCGCGGAATGGCCGCCAGTATGTCGCCGTCACAGATGGCACCGAACATGTTAGGTCAATTTGCACCGATGGGTTCGCAAGGAGGCTTCGGCCCAGGCAACCCGCCCACCGCCGCCGCTGGCGGACGTGGGGGCAGCTCGTTTGCTGACTTTGGTTCGCTGATGACCCTGATTGAAACGACCGTGGTACCGGACACTTGGGAAGCCCTTGGCGGCCCGAGCACGATGGCTCCGTACCCACAAAACTTGAGTCTGGTCATCAGCACGACCAGTGACGTGCACGACCAGATCACCGACCTGTTGACGACGCTGCGTCGTCTGCAGAACCTGCAGATCACGATCGAAGTTCGCTTCATCACGCTTTCGGATACGTTCTTTGAACAGATCGGTGTCGACTTTGACGTCCAATTCGATGACAACACCAACGGGTTGCCTCAAGACGACTCGGGACCTGGGGTCACGATCGGCTTCAACGGCCCTGGTGGAATCACCTCGGACTTGGACGTGCAATTCCAGAACAACAACTTTGGGGTCACGCCACCGTTCAGTGCTCCTGACGCCGGTGCGATCTCGACGCTTGGATTTGCGATCCTCAGCGACATCGAAGCCTTCTTCTTCTTGCAAGCCGCTCAGGGCGACAGCCGTAACAACGTCATGCAAGCTCCGAAGGTCACGCTGTTCGATGGTCAGTTTGCAACGATCAGCGACGTGTCGCAGCGACCGTTCGTTACCAGTATCACGCCGGTCGTCGGTGACTTTGCCGTCGCCCAGCAACCGGTCATCGTGGTGCTCAACGAAGGCACTCAGTTGAACGTGCAAGGGATCGTCAGCGATGACAAACGGTTCGTCCGCCTGACGCTGGTTCCGTTCTTTAGCCAGATCGGCGACGTCGACACGTTCACCTTCGAAGGCCGACGCTCGACGAACACCGACAGCAACACGACTCGCGACACCAACGGTGACGGCGTGATCGACGAAAACGACGAAACCGACTCGGACACCTCCAGCGACATTGTCGAAGGTACCACGGTCCAGTTGCCGACGTTCGCCTTCACGCAGGTCAGCACGACGGTCAGTGTGCCGGACGGTGGTACGATTCTGCTGGGCGGGATCAAGCGTCTTGCCGAAGGTCGATCCGAACGCGGTTTGCCATTCTTGAGCAAGATTCCTTACATCAGCCGACTGTTCCGCAACGTTGCGACGGGCCGGGATGCACGAAGCTTGATGTTGATGGTGACACCACGAATCATCATCCAAGAGGAAGAAGAGATCGCTCAAACCGGATTCGACCCCAACCGCTAA